Part of the Nicotiana sylvestris chromosome 5, ASM39365v2, whole genome shotgun sequence genome is shown below.
tccaccggtcctattgtcaactcaagcactatatcaccaactgaatctttccctccatcgTCAAATCCCCGAACACATATGCTATTTTTGTGAATCctttcatcatccactttcaacttgttcagagtagagagagggcagatgtttgcactgaaACCGTTGTCAACTAACACCCTAGTGaccacggaatcttcacattttaccgtaagatagagagctttgttgtgttcagtaccttccacatgcaactcatcatcagagaaggtgACCCTGTTAATCTCAAATGTTTTGTTGGCGATATTCTCCTGATAATTCAATGAAATTttgtcggggacatgagcttcgttcagaattttcattagGGCCCGATGATGCTCatctgagtggattaacaatgatAGCAAGGAAATCTGAGCAGGCATCTTCCTCAACTGATCcacgatggaataatcttgtaccttcatttttctcagaaactCCTCCGGCTCTTCTTCAGTCACTACTTTCTTTACTAGGACTGGATTATCTCTGGATggtttagctttccttaactcttccagggcaaagcatctccccgaacgagttaatccctgggcctcattgacttcttctttcactttatttcccttataggtcactatcacccgttcatagttccacggGATGGACTTGGTGCTGATTACCGGcaactgggttacaggcttgatgatgacaggatccgtacaggcaccctctacaattatgacAGGCTTGTTTGCCAACCCTGGCAcgaccacttttgacttttcttgctttgATACATCATCACATGGAGATCTTTTCTTAACTACCATAGATGGCTCACCGTTTgtcatgctcaacttgttcactgatccttcaaccGTTGGTTTTTTGATTGTCTTGACCTcgctggaccgaatcatcataacAGATTGGGAAGGCTTCTTGGGTTCCCCCCCTTGGTGTACTATCTCATTCATGTTCGTTTCCTGAtgggttggcaatgggttctggttgatgttgggtgcctctggagtttggacttcaatccagtttgtgtcaatgagctcctggatgaCATTTTTCAAGTGCCAACACTTCTTCAGATCATGCCCCGAAGTACCaaaacaatattcacaactcacggagtaatcaagattctttggaggagggtttggcaatttcgactcaattggcctcagcatatccaactaCCTCAATCTATTGAACAAACTGGTATAAGACTCCTCCAACAGGGTGAAAGTTTTCTTCTGATGCAACCTTTCATTTTTGAATGTTGGATTGGGTCGGAAACCTGGGCCggcagggtttcggtaggctcgtgggggtgggtaagcattttgtggagctaggtaggTGTTTTATGGGGCTGGGGCACTCCATTGTACGTAAGCATgaggttgagtatatgtctgggcgtggtggatagaaataTGAGGGCCTGGTGATGGGAAGTAATGTTGGGGTAGATTATATAGGGCTTGGGTGTAGGTTTGGTGATGGGGTCAaggctgggtatattggtgtGATTGGCCCCtaggtccaaaccatgatcctgaatcaactgttgccacatcttctttcttcttctttccaatcactCCCCTAGTACCgttctgaatggcttgggtagttgccttgatagcagagtagctcatgattttttttgatttaagccattcttccaccataccgcccatcttcactacctcgttgaaagacttgcctatggacgatatcagatggccaaagtaagtgggctccagagcctgcagaaagtactccaccatttcgctctcctctATCGGAGGATTGACTTtggcagcttgctctctccatctgagcccgtattccctaaagctttcagtAGGCTTCTTTTCCATCTTGGTGAGGGACATGCGATCCGAGACAATTTCTATGTTGTACTAAAAGTGCTGGGAAAAAGCCTGAGCCATATCGTCCTATGTGTACCACTTGCTAACGTCTTGGagggtgtaccactccagagctTCCCCACTCAGACTCtaactgaaatatgccatcaataatttgtccttCCCACCGGCGCCTCTCATCTTCTGCAGTAACCTCTCAAATGGGCCATGATATCTCCATgtccgtcatacaaatcaaacttcgaCATCTTTAAACCAGCAGACATTTGGAtgtcaggaaacaagaacaagtctttgtaagccacgctcatctggctccctatcccttgcatgtttcttaaggactgctctaagattttcacctccctggatatctcatcttgctccactgtcttagcaggcttttcagCTTCACCgtgaggctcaaaatgaggagcgtgagAGTAGGGATCCGAAACCTTGGAAGTTGGTtatggagcatagtgttgggcatcggggaaTTTGAGCACAGTCTCGTTAGAGGATCAAGGAAAAATAGCTGATGGAGGA
Proteins encoded:
- the LOC138869540 gene encoding uncharacterized protein, translated to MLRPIESKLPNPPPKNLDYSVSCEYCFGTSGHDLKKCWHLKNVIQELIDTNWIEVQTPEAPNINQNPLPTHQETNMNEIVHQGGEPKKPSQSVMMIRSSEVKTIKKPTVEGSVNKLSMTNGEPSMVVKKRSPCDDVSKQEKSKVVVPGLANKPVIIVEGACTDPVIIKPVTQLPVISTKSIPWNYERVIVTYKGNKVKEEVNEAQGLTRSGRCFALEELRKAKPSRDNPVLVKKVVTEEEPEEFLRKMKVQDYSIVDQLRKMPAQISLLSLLIHSDEHHRALMKILNEAHVPDKISLNYQENIANKTFEINRVTFSDDELHVEGTEHNKALYLTVKCEDSVVTRVLVDNGFSANICPLSTLNKLKVDDERIHKNSICVRGFDDGGKDSVGDIVLELTIGPVEFTMEF